One Centroberyx gerrardi isolate f3 chromosome 6, fCenGer3.hap1.cur.20231027, whole genome shotgun sequence genomic region harbors:
- the LOC139925902 gene encoding ATP-sensitive inward rectifier potassium channel 1 translates to MFGFFQKRIQDQLAERRVRRARLVTKDGRCNIEFGNVKYSKQFAFLADFWTTFVEIRWRFVLFFFIASFTLSWFIFGLLWYWIARSNGDLTWQSPPEDHIPCVDNVVGLTTAFLYSLETQTTIGYGGRAITPLCPGAVALIIIQSLIGAIINCFMCGVILAKISLPKKRAKTITFSDMAVICPKKGSLCLSIRLANLRKTLMIGSQIYGKLLRTTNTADGETIIMDQVNIDFMVDAGKDNLFFVCPLTLYHVIDKGSPFFEMAVDTLHKQEFELVVFLDGTAESTSSSCQVRTSFIPQEIMWGYNFLPIISRSKEGKYRVDFTNFSKVVPVATAHCAYCFHNIKGHHHHSRDGHDNQGFEVIDIPDHPNVTKM, encoded by the coding sequence ATGTTTGGATTCTTCCAGAAACGCATCCAAGACCAGCTGGCAGAGCGAAGAGTCCGCAGGGCCAGACTGGTGACCAAAGATGGTCGCTGCAACATTGAATTTGGAAATGTGAAGTACAGCAAGCAATTTGCGTTCCTGGCCGACTTCTGGACCACTTTTGTGGAGATCCGGTGGCGTTtcgtcctcttcttcttcattgccTCCTTCACTCTCAGTTGGTTCATTTTTGGCCTGCTGTGGTACTGGATTGCCCGCAGTAATGGAGACCTGACATGGCAGAGCCCCCCTGAGGACCACATTCCATGTGTGGACAACGTCGTCGGACTCACCACTGCGTTCCTCTACTCCCTGGAAACCCAGACAACTATCGGGTATGGCGGACGTGCAATCACCCCTCTCTGCCCAGGTGCTGTGGCCCTGATCATCATCCAGTCCCTCATTGGAGCCATTATCAACTGCTTCATGTGTGGAGTCATCCTGGCCAAAATTTCGTTACCCAAAAAGAGGGCCAAGACCATCACATTCAGTGACATGGCTGTCATCTGCCCAAAAAAGGGTTCCCTTTGCCTATCAATCAGATTGGCCAACCTGCGCAAGACCCTGATGATAGGAAGCCAAATCTACGGCAAGCTGCTGAGGACAACAAACACGGCAGATGGGGAGACGATCATCATGGACCAGGTGAACATTGACTTCATGGTGGATGCCGGTAAGGACAACCTCTTCTTTGTATGTCCTCTCACGCTGTACCATGTGATTGACAAGGGCAGCCCGTTCTTCGAGATGGCAGTGGACACACTCCACAAGCAGGAATTTGAGCTGGTGGTGTTCCTGGATGGCACCGCAGAGTCCACCAGCTCTTCCTGCCAAGTCCGgacctccttcatccctcaggAGATCATGTGGGGCTACAACTTCCTACCCATCATCTCCAGAAGCAAAGAGGGCAAGTACAGAGTAGACTTCACTAACTTCTCCAAAGTAGTGCCCGTGGCCACTGCACACTGTGCCTACTGTTTCCACAACATAAAGGGTCACCATCACCACTCCAGAGATGGACATGACAACCAGGGCTTTGAGGTGATTGATATCCCCGACCACCCTAATGTCACCAAGATGTGA